The genomic segment GGGTATCGGAGAAGCATCGCCCTCTCCTGCTGACCGCCCGAGGGCGTGGGGTCGCGGTCGTTCAGTCTCTCGCCGACTTCGAGGTCCGGCAGGAAGAGCAGGCATTCATGAAGGCTGTTGTACAAGGGATGATGGACCTTGAGGCCGGCCGGGAATTGTCACTGGCCGATGTACGGAAGCGACTGGGACTGTCTTGAAGCGCACCGCCGGGCCGGTGGTCATTTCA from the Deltaproteobacteria bacterium CG2_30_66_27 genome contains:
- a CDS encoding prevent-host-death family protein, which gives rise to MGVKFSEDVVPISDLKINPGKVVRRVSEKHRPLLLTARGRGVAVVQSLADFEVRQEEQAFMKAVVQGMMDLEAGRELSLADVRKRLGLS